One genomic window of Equus caballus isolate H_3958 breed thoroughbred chromosome 6, TB-T2T, whole genome shotgun sequence includes the following:
- the OR8S26 gene encoding olfactory receptor family 8 subfamily S member 26 (The RefSeq protein has 1 substitution compared to this genomic sequence), which yields MALGNHSTISEFILLGLSTDPHVQALSFVLFLAIYLLTLLGNLMMLLVIRTDPHLHTPMYFFLSHLSFLDLCYSSVTLPKLLENLLSQKKMISVEGCLAQVFFLFDTGGTEACLLTVMAYDRYVAICHPLLYSQMMSNQLCKGLVCGSWGLSFLDAFINILLALDFDFCRDQSIPHYSCELPSLFPLSCSDISTSFTVLLCSSLLHGLGTCFLIIFSYTLIVSTILGISSSSGRIKTFSTCSSHLTAVLLFYGSAFLRYTMPTSGSPLELVFSVQYSVVTPLMNPLIYSLKNNEVKAAVRRTFRKYLQYLLTKDRR from the coding sequence ATGGCATTGGGAAACCACAGCACCATTAGTGAGTTCATCCTCCTTGGACTGTCTACAGACCCCCATGTCCAGGCTCTGTCCTTTGTGCTGTTCCTAGCAATTTACCTCCTGACTCTGCTGGGAAACCTGATGATGCTTCTGGTGATCAGGACTGATCCTCACCTCcatacacccatgtacttcttcctgagTCACCTCTCTTTCCTGGATCTTTGCTACTCCTCAGTCACCCTGCCCAAGCTGCTGGAGAATCTCCTGTCTCAGAAGAAAATGATCTCTGTGGAGGGCTGTCTAGCTCaagtcttctttttgtttgacaCTGGGGGCACTGAAGCCTGCCTTCTCAcagtgatggcctatgaccgctatgttgccATCTGCCATCCTCTGCTCTATAGCCAAATGATGAGCAACCAGCTCTGCAAGGGGCTGGTGTGTGGCTCCTGGGGACTGAGCTTTCTGGATGCATTCATCAATATCCTGCTAGCTTTGGACTTTGACTTCTGTAGGGATCAGTCCATTCCCCACTACAGTTGTGAGCtaccctctctcttccctctgtcctgcTCTGACATCTCCACCAGTTTTACTGTTCTGCTCTGCTCCAGTCTCCTGCATGGGCTAGGGACCTGTTTCCTGATCATATTCTCCTACACCCTCATTGTCTCCACCATCCTGGGTATCAGCTCCTCCTCAGGCAGAATCAAGACCTTCTCCACCTGCTCATCCCACCTTACTGCAGTGCTCCTGTTTTATGGTTCAGCTTTCCTTCGCTATACCATGCCAACTTCAGGTTCACCACTGGAGTTGGTCTTCTCTGTACAGTACAGTGTGGTCACTCCCTTAATGAATCCCCTTATCTATAGCTTGAAGAACAATGAGGTGAAAGCAGCTGTGAGAAGGACCTTTAGAAAATATCTCCAATATATGCTGACCAAAGACAGAAGATGA